A genomic segment from Malus domestica chromosome 05, GDT2T_hap1 encodes:
- the LOC114824919 gene encoding LOB domain-containing protein 16: MASGGAGSAGTGTGSPCGACKFLRRKCASDCIFAPYFCSEQGPARFAAIHKVFGASNVSKLLLHVPAHDRCEAVVTIAYEAQARIRDPVYGCVAHIFSLQQQVACLQAQLMQVKAQLAHQNLVDSRNMESTQWQGNVNGSVTSIPSYPSYVNPISPRSSLDSMDPNSDIAMNMQEIQSSREEFSYQGCSKKRPYNGDLGELQALALRMMRN, translated from the exons ATGGCTTCTGGGGGTGCTGGCAGCGCTGGGACTGGCACTGGGTCTCCTTGTGGGGCATGCAAGTTTCTGAGGAGAAAGTGTGCTTCTGATTGCATATTTGCACCTTATTTTTGCTCCGAGCAAGGACCTGCTCGTTTTGCTGCCATTCACAAAGTGTTTGGCGCCAGCAATGTGTCCAAGTTATTGTTGCATGTTCCTGCTCATGATCGTTGTGAAGCTGTTGTCACAATTGCCTATGAAGCTCAAGCAAGAATTCGAGACCCCGTTTATGGATGCGTGGCTCACATTTTTTCCTTGCAACAACAG GTGGCATGTTTGCAAGCACAATTGATGCAAGTAAAGGCTCAACTGGCTCACCAAAACCTCGTTGATTCAAGGAACATGGAGAGTACTCAGTGGCAGGGGAATGTGAATGGATCAGTCACAAGCATTCCAAGTTATCCGAGCTACGTGAATCCTATTTCACCTCGGAGCTCGCTGGACTCCATGGACCCCAACAGTGATATTGCCATGAATATGCAGGAGATTCAAAGCAGCAGAGAGGAGTTCTCGTACCAAGGTTGTTCTAAAAAGAGACCATATAATGGTGACTTGGGAGAGCTTCAAGCCTTGGCCCTCAGAATGATGAGAAACTGA
- the LOC114824918 gene encoding deoxyhypusine hydroxylase-B-like — MGSLNDDAAATTATSFESSPEMVTFLCDRLLDPTQPISERFRALFSLRNLKGPAPRDALIAATRDSSNLLAHEAAFALGQMQDVDAIPALVAVLNDLSLHPIVRHEAAEALGAIGLESNVPLLKNSLALDPAQEVKETCELALNRIEQLKDADCQSKDEKSPFMSVDPAAPATSGSSVYQLREVLLDVNKSMYERYAALFALRNDGGDEAVTAIVDSLGSNSALLRHEVAYVLGQLQNKAASAALSNILMNRNEHPMVRHEAAEALGSIADDQSVSLLEEFARDPEPIVSQSCEVALSMLEFERSGKSFEYLFMQAPLVQ, encoded by the exons ATGGGTTCATTGAATGATGACGCTGccgccaccaccgccaccaGCTTCGAGTCCTCACCGGAGATGGTGACGTTCCTATGCGACCGGTTGCTCGACCCGACCCAGCCCATCTCGGAGCGCTTCAGAGCCTTGTTCTCTCTCCGCAACCTCAAAGGCCCTGCCCCTCGCGACGCCCTCATTGCCG CAACAAGAGATTCTTCCAATTTGTTGGCACATGAGGCAGCATTTGCATTGGGTCAAATGCAAGATGTGGATGCAATCCCTGCCTTGGTAGCCGTTCTCAATGATCTCTCTTTGCATCCCATTGTTCGTCATGAG GCAGCAGAAGCTCTTGGTGCAATTGGTTTAGAGAGCAATGTTCCTCTTTTGAAGAATAGTCTAGCACTAGATCCCGCTCAGGAGGTCAAAGAAACTTGTGAATTGGCCCTTAATCGGATTGAGCAGTTGAAGGATGCTGATTGTCAATCGAAGGATGAAAAATCACCTTTTATGTCAGTTGATCCTGCTGCACCAGCTACTTCTGGTTCTTCTGTCTATCAGCTAAG gGAAGTTCTTCTGGATGTAAACAAAAGTATGTATGAGCGCTATGCGGCTCTCTTTGCTCTGCGGAATGATGGTGGAGATGAAGCTGTTACTGCCATAGTTGATTCCTTGGGTTCAAACAGTGCTCTCTTGCGTCACGAG GTTGCTTATGTGTTAGGCCAATTGCAGAACAAAGCTGCTTCGGCTGCTCTTTCCAACATACTTATGAATAGAAATGAGCACCCAATGGTTAGACATGAAGCTGCAGAAGCTCTTGGTTCCATTGCAG ATGACCAAAGTGTATCACTTCTCGAAGAATTTGCGAGGGATCCTGAACCAATTGTGTCACAGAGTTGCGAAGTTGCTCTAAGCATGCTGGAATTTGAGAGATCAGGAAAATCCTTCGAG TACCTCTTCATGCAAGCTCCTCTAGTGCAGTAG
- the LOC114824917 gene encoding poly [ADP-ribose] polymerase 1-like, translated as MESPQPQKPWKVEYAKSSRSSCKTCKSPIEKETLRLGKMVQATQFDGFMPMWNHARCIMKKSKQIKSTDEVEGLELLRWEDQQKIRSYVQSGGPLDTTLATSKFATKECGISVSPTSRATCKQCSQKILKAEVRISSKPEGQGPRGLAWHHANCFMELSPSIEVEKLSGWETLPVSDQEVVRALVKKVPSNAGTKRRKDAGDDQKLKVARSEGDVSMSRDVSVRKATDVGSKLEAQTKELWALKDDLKKHVTNAEMREMLEVNNQDSTGSELDLRERCADGMMFGALKNCPLCSGFLRYSGGMYRCQGYLSAWSKCSYSTQEPERLEGKWKISKDKDNHYLNKWFKSQKLAKPVRILPPLTPSKPSGSQGQSQSSNSTSLADLKVVFRGLPKESTEEWCRKIEGVAGVFHSKIKKDTNCLVVSGAFDDDAEMRKARRMKLPIVREDYLVDCFKRQKKLPFDIYKVEALRESSSMITVKVKGRSAVHESSGLQDTGHILEDGKSIYNTTLSMSDLSTGVNSYYILQIVQDDKSSDCHVFRKWGRVGNDKIGGSKLEDMSKSDAIHEFKRLFLEKTGNPWEAWEQKQNFQKQAGRFFPLDIDYGVNKQVSKKNQNNAGSKLAPQLAELMKMLFNVETYRAAMMEFEINMSEMPLGKLSKANIQKGFEALTEIQNLLNNNGHAPSTKESLIIDASNRFFTVIPSIHPRVIRDEDDFKSKVKMLEALQDIEIASRLVGFDADSDDSLDEKYKKLRCDIDPIPHDSEDYQLIEKYLLTTHAPTHTDWSLELEEVFALEREGEFNKFAPYRKKLKNKMLLWHGSRFTNFVGILSQGLRIAPPEAPATGYMFGKGIYFADLVSKSAQYCYTDKKNPVGLMLLSEVALGEVYELKKAAYMDKPPKGKHSTMGLGKKIPQESEYVKWKDDVIVPCGKPVPSNVKASELMYNEYIVYDTAQVKMQYLLKVRFHHKR; from the exons atggAGAGCCCGCAGCCCCAAAAGCCATGGAAGGTGGAGTACGCCAAGTCGTCGAGATCGTCGTGCAAGACCTGCAAATCCCCCATTGAAAAGGAGACGCTCCGCCTCGGCAAGATGGTCCAGGCCACCCAATTCGACGGCTTCATGCCT ATGTGGAACCATGCTCGTTGTATAATGAAGAAATCGAAGCAGATAAAATC AACTGATGAGGTTGAAGGCCTGGAGCTCCTTCGTTGGGAAGATCAGCAGAAAATTAGAAGTTATGTACAAAGTGGTGGACCCCTGGATACAACACTGGCAACAAGCAAGTTCGCTACTAAAGAATGTGGTATTTCAGTTTCACCAACTTCTCGCGCTACTTGCAAGCAATGCAGCCAAAAGATTTTGAAAGCGGAG GTCCGTATATCATCCAAGCCTGAAGGTCAAGGGCCTAGGGGCCTGGCATGGCACCATGCCAACTGCTTCATGGAATTATCACCATCCATCGAAGTGGAGAAGTTGTCTGGATGGGAGACCCTCCCAGTTTCTGATCAGGAAGTTGTACGTGCCTTGGTTAAGAAGGTTCCTTCTAATGCTGGCACAAAACGAAGAAAAGATGCTGGTGATGATCAGAAGTTAAAAGTTGCTAGGTCTGAAGGAGATGTGTCAATGAGCAGGGATGTATCTGTGAGGAAGGCTACTGATGTGGGGAGTAAACTGGAGGCCCAAACTAAAGAGCTGTGGGCACTGAAAGATGATCTTAAAAAGCATGTGACGAATGCAGAGATGCGTGAAATGCTTGAAGTCAATAATCAAGATTCAACAGGATCAGAGCTTGATTTGCGTGAGCGCTG TGCTGATGGAATGATGTTTGGAGCACTTAAGAACTGCCCACTCTGCTCTGGTTTTCTTCGATATTCTGGAGGTATGTACCGGTGCCAAGGCTACCTATCGGCATGGAGTAAGTGTTCTTACTCTACTCAGGAACCTGAACGTCTTGAAGGGAAGTGGAAAATCTCAAAAGATAAGGATAATCATTATCTTAATAAG TGGTTTAAATCACAAAAGCTTGCAAAACCTGTGCGGATACTGCCTCCATTAACACCTAGCAAGCCTTCTGGAAGTCAAGGCCAATCTCAGTCATCTAACAGTACAAGCTTGGCGGATTTAAAAGTTGTTTTTCGTGGATTACCAAAAGAATCAACA GAAGAATGGTGTAGAAAAATTGAGGGTGTAGCTGGAGTATTTCATTCAAAGATCAAAAAAG ATACTAATTGCTTAGTTGTGAGTGGGGCATTTGATGATGATGCTGAGATGAGAAAAGCAAG GAGGATGAAGTTACCAATCGTTAGGGAAGACTATCTGGTTGATTGCTTTAAAAGACAGAAGAAGCTTCCATTTGATATTTACAAAGTCGAAGCTCTCCGTGAATCCTCTAGCATGATCACTGTCAAAGTGAAAGGTCGAAGTGCTGTTCATGAATCTTCTGGTCTGCAAGATACAGGACATATTCTTGAGGATGGGAAGAGCATCTACAACACAACTTTAAGCATGTCTGATTTGTCAACTGGTGTTAACAG TTACTACATTCTCCAAATTGTACAAGATGATAAGAGTTCAGACTGCCATGTGTTCCGTAAATGGGGAAGAGTGGGGAATGATAAAATTGGAGGAAGCAAACTGGAAGATATGTCGAAATCAGATGCGATCCATGAATTTAAACGTTTGTTCCTTGAGAAGACTGGGAATCCGTGGGAAGCATGGgagcaaaaacaaaattttcagaAGCAAGCTGGAAGATTCTTTCCATTGGATATT GATTATGGAGTTAATAAACAGGTTTCCAAGAAAAACCAGAACAATGCAGGCAGCAAATTGGCTCCTCAGTTAGCAGAATTGATGAAGATGCTTTTCAATGTTGAAACATACAG AGCTGCCatgatggaatttgagataaaTATGTCAGAAATGCCGCTTGGAAAACTGAGTAAAGCCAACATCCAAAAGG GGTTTGAGGCATTAACGGAAATACAGAATTTATTGAATAATAATGGTCATGCTCCTTCCACAAAAGAAAGCTTGATTATAGATGCAAGCAACCGTTTTTTCACTGTGATCCCTTCCATACACCCACGGGTTATCAGGGATGAGGATGATTTTAAGTCAAAG GTGAAAATGTTAGAAGCTCTCCAGGACATTGAAATTGCTTCCAGATTAGTTGGTTTTGATGCTGATAGTGATGATTCCCTTGATGAGAAGTATAAGAAGCTCCGGTGTGATATTGATCCAATCCCTCATGATAGTGAAGATTATCAGTTGATTGAAAAATATCTTCTTACTACTCATGCCCCTACACATACG GATTGGAGTCTTGAACTCGAAGAAGTTTTTGCACTTGAAAGGGAAGGCGAATTCAATAAATTTGCTCCCTATCGGAAAAAGCTTAAGAACAAAATGCTTCTTTGGCATG GTTCTCGGTTTACAAATTTCGTGGGTATACTTAGCCAAGGACTGAGAATAGCTCCTCCTGAAGCTCCAGCTACTGGTTAtatg TTTGGCAAGGGAATTTACTTTGCTGACCTTGTCAGCAAGAGTGCACAGTATTGCTATACAGATAAGAAAAATCCTGTTGGCCTCATGCTTTTAAGTGAAGTTGCATTGGGGGAGGTCTACGAGCTCAAGAAGGCTGCA TATATGGACAAACCTCCAAAGGGAAAGCACTCTACAATGGGGCTTGGCAAGAAAATACCTCAGGAGTCGGAGTATGTAAAATGGAAGGACGATGTCATCGTGCCTTGTGGCAAACCAGTGCCATCAAATGTCAAAGCTTCTGAGCTCATGTATAACGAGTACATCGTTTATGATACAGCTCAA GTGAAGATGCAATACCTGTTGAAGGTGAGGTTTCATCACAAGAGGTGA
- the LOC114824920 gene encoding bet1-like SNARE 1-1, with the protein MNARRDFRGNKVALFDGIEEGGIRSSASYSHEIDEHDNERAVDGLQDRVNLLKRLSGDIHEEVETHNHMLDRMGNDMDSSRGVLSGTMDKFKMVFETKSSQRMFTLVASFVVIFLVIYYLTR; encoded by the exons ATGAATGCTCGAAG GGACTTCCGTGGCAACAAAGTTGCTCTTTTTGATGGCATTGAGGAGGGCGGCATCAGGTCCTCAGCTTCCTACTCACATGAAATTGATGAACATGATAACGAAAGGGCAGTGGACGGATTGCAAGATAGAGTCAATTTGCTGAAGAGA TTGTCAGGTGATATACATGAGGAGGTGGAGACTCATAATCACATGTTAGACAGAATG GGAAATGATATGGATTCATCGAGGGGAGTGCTATCTGGTACAATGGACAAGTTTAAGATG GTTTTTGAGACCAAGTCAAGCCAGAGAATGTTTACACTAGTTGCATCGTTTGTGGTCATTTTTCTAGTCATATACTATCTCACTAGATAA